A portion of the uncultured Methanobrevibacter sp. genome contains these proteins:
- a CDS encoding archease: protein MKKYEYFDVTADIGFKAYGNDLNEAFENAGFAIFNIISDTSNVDSNITKSFEITSEDEVSLLYDYLEELLFYHEVDFMLFCDFNVEIKWIDDAFNLKAKIKGESINWDKHERKTEIKAITFHMMDVKKTSHYELQAIVDL from the coding sequence ATGAAAAAATATGAGTATTTTGATGTTACTGCCGATATTGGATTTAAAGCATATGGAAATGATTTGAATGAAGCATTTGAAAATGCAGGATTTGCTATTTTTAATATAATTTCTGACACTTCCAATGTTGATTCAAATATCACTAAATCATTTGAAATAACCTCTGAAGACGAAGTATCTCTTTTATATGATTATCTTGAAGAGCTGTTGTTTTACCATGAAGTGGATTTCATGCTTTTTTGCGATTTTAATGTGGAAATTAAATGGATTGATGATGCATTTAATCTTAAAGCAAAAATCAAGGGAGAGTCCATAAATTGGGATAAACATGAGCGAAAAACTGAAATTAAGGCAATAACATTTCATATGATGGATGTTAAAAAAACAAGTCATTATGAGCTTCAGGCTATTGTCGATTTGTAA
- a CDS encoding ORC1-type DNA replication protein produces the protein MAIEDILMYDESLFQNINAFDPDYMPQNYNFRDTQMEAMAMSIRPAIRGGKPSNAIVLGSPATGKTTAIKKVFELVEKTSEKVVCVYINCQIHTTRFGIFSQIYKKIFGHIPPETGVPFSRIYDQIMKYLQTNDKALIVAFDDVNYLFQSKTANKVFYDVLRAYEEYNGVKTATFAILSDLEFKYAFDKNVNTVFIPQEITFPLYSYTEIEEILKNRAKAGFYPNVLGDEILEQIAMYTYEKGDLRIGINLLRTCGNIAEADASREITQKHYDEAVNSLVSINIKQAIDSLNDEERSVLKAIADYDGVYTAGELSEIFKEKTGSSYTSFYRVLDKLEFVRLIDTKFTGKGVKGKSREIILRFNPDDYVI, from the coding sequence ATGGCAATTGAAGATATTTTAATGTATGATGAAAGTCTTTTTCAAAATATTAATGCTTTTGACCCGGATTATATGCCTCAAAACTATAATTTCAGGGATACTCAAATGGAAGCAATGGCAATGTCCATAAGGCCTGCCATAAGAGGAGGTAAACCATCAAATGCAATTGTTTTAGGTTCTCCTGCTACTGGAAAAACAACTGCAATTAAAAAAGTATTTGAACTCGTTGAAAAGACTTCAGAGAAGGTTGTATGTGTTTATATTAACTGTCAGATTCATACTACTCGTTTTGGAATTTTTTCACAAATCTACAAGAAAATATTTGGCCATATTCCTCCGGAAACTGGTGTTCCTTTCTCAAGAATTTATGATCAAATTATGAAATATCTTCAAACTAATGATAAAGCATTAATAGTTGCTTTTGACGATGTCAATTATTTATTCCAAAGTAAAACTGCTAATAAAGTATTTTACGATGTTTTAAGAGCATATGAAGAATATAATGGAGTTAAAACTGCTACTTTTGCAATCCTTTCTGATTTGGAATTCAAATATGCTTTCGATAAGAATGTAAATACTGTTTTCATTCCTCAGGAAATAACTTTTCCTTTATATTCATACACTGAAATTGAAGAAATCCTTAAAAACAGGGCAAAGGCAGGATTTTATCCAAATGTTTTGGGCGATGAGATACTTGAACAAATTGCAATGTATACCTATGAAAAAGGAGACCTGAGAATTGGAATCAATCTTTTAAGGACATGTGGTAACATTGCAGAAGCTGATGCAAGCCGTGAAATTACTCAAAAGCATTATGATGAAGCTGTCAATTCACTTGTTTCTATTAACATCAAACAGGCTATTGATTCTTTAAATGATGAGGAAAGAAGTGTCCTAAAGGCAATAGCTGATTATGATGGAGTATACACAGCCGGTGAATTGTCCGAGATATTCAAAGAAAAAACAGGATCCAGTTATACTTCATTTTATAGGGTTCTGGATAAATTAGAATTTGTAAGATTAATTGATACCAAATTTACAGGAAAAGGGGTTAAGGGAAAATCTCGTGAAATTATATTGCGTTTTAACCCCGATGACTATGTCATATGA
- a CDS encoding 6-hydroxymethylpterin diphosphokinase MptE-like protein, which produces MEFGLWERYYKEILDDFGFSREDDEYSAKVLDEILSEEGCLTLDDLGQIVNFSDKYIVFGAGPSLKKHIVELKENKDLKDYVLVAADGATTALIEERISPDIVVTDLDGNLDDILLANLRGANIVVHAHGDNLEQIIKFTSFFNNVLGTTQAQPVGNVYNFGGFTDGDRAIFLAVALGASEITLAGMDFGDIVTKYSRPKLLTDLADADEFKRKKLKYAEELTAWIVENENADIINLCE; this is translated from the coding sequence ATGGAATTCGGTCTTTGGGAGAGATATTATAAAGAAATTCTTGATGATTTTGGTTTTTCAAGAGAGGATGATGAATATTCAGCAAAAGTATTGGACGAGATATTGTCTGAAGAAGGTTGCCTTACATTGGATGATTTAGGTCAAATTGTTAATTTTTCAGATAAATACATTGTATTTGGTGCTGGACCATCTCTAAAAAAACATATTGTAGAATTGAAAGAAAATAAAGACTTAAAAGATTATGTTTTGGTTGCAGCAGATGGTGCAACCACTGCTTTGATTGAAGAGAGGATTTCTCCAGATATCGTAGTGACAGATTTGGATGGGAATCTTGACGATATTCTTCTGGCAAACTTGAGGGGCGCAAACATTGTCGTTCATGCCCATGGGGACAATCTGGAACAGATAATTAAATTCACATCATTTTTCAATAATGTTCTTGGAACTACTCAGGCTCAACCTGTTGGCAATGTATACAACTTTGGAGGATTCACCGATGGGGACAGGGCCATATTTTTAGCCGTTGCTCTTGGAGCTAGCGAAATTACTTTGGCTGGTATGGATTTCGGAGATATTGTAACAAAATACTCACGACCAAAACTTTTAACTGATTTGGCAGATGCTGATGAGTTCAAAAGGAAGAAATTGAAGTATGCTGAAGAATTGACTGCATGGATAGTTGAAAATGAAAATGCAGATATTATTAATTTGTGCGAATAA
- a CDS encoding YitT family protein: MSTLGTTPISSISYSLTLITNINIGITTFVFNAALILIQFLILRSKFKKNRLLQLINCVLFGYFTDLALYLVSFVPFDNTILFSVLFLVISIFLIALGIFIYLPANIAPLPGEGCVEAIAIVTGWRFSTIKIAFDATMVIISLIMCGLFYTSIFGAVNVGTIISAFMVGFTLRQISNLYFKLTGKRINVVNQ, encoded by the coding sequence GTGTCAACCCTTGGAACAACTCCCATAAGCTCTATTTCTTATTCTTTAACATTAATAACAAATATTAACATTGGAATAACTACATTTGTATTTAATGCAGCATTAATTTTAATCCAATTTCTGATTTTAAGGTCTAAATTCAAGAAAAATAGATTGCTTCAGCTTATAAATTGTGTTCTATTTGGTTATTTCACTGATTTGGCTCTGTATTTGGTTTCATTTGTTCCATTTGACAATACAATTTTGTTTTCAGTATTGTTTTTAGTAATCAGTATTTTTCTGATAGCTCTTGGAATATTCATCTATCTTCCAGCAAACATCGCCCCGCTTCCGGGCGAAGGATGTGTTGAAGCGATAGCTATTGTAACTGGCTGGAGATTTTCAACAATAAAGATAGCTTTTGATGCAACAATGGTTATAATCTCATTAATAATGTGCGGTCTATTTTATACCTCGATATTTGGTGCCGTTAATGTTGGAACAATCATATCTGCTTTCATGGTGGGATTTACTTTAAGACAGATTTCCAATTTATACTTCAAATTAACAGGCAAGCGAATCAATGTCGTAAATCAATAG
- a CDS encoding alanine--glyoxylate aminotransferase family protein, whose amino-acid sequence MNDILLMLPGPTTVHPRVLNAMSQAVVNHRGAKYGEILTETTELMSKVFQTPNDSYLLTGSGTAAMEAGIANTVAPGEKMLNVVGGKFGERFMKIANTHGIETKELAVEWGTAVTPEAIAEALDADEDIKAVSVIHNETSTGVAAPIKEIGKVMKNYDALYIVDTVSSLAGDEVNVEKFGIDVCLTGSQKCIAAPPGMAAITLSDDAWAAVDKVETNTFYLDLKAARKSGSKVPPETPYTPSVSLTYAMNEALKMVLEEGLDERVARHHKAAKASVEAVKALGLELFADEAVSSATVTAVKMPEGVKDVDFRGTTRDKYGVELAGGQDHLKGNVFRIGHMGNVSYKELTQTFAAIGMTLKGLGAIDDAGAGVASITESYL is encoded by the coding sequence ATGAACGATATTTTATTAATGCTTCCTGGACCAACAACTGTACATCCAAGAGTACTCAATGCGATGTCACAGGCTGTTGTTAACCACAGAGGCGCTAAATATGGTGAAATTTTAACTGAAACTACTGAATTGATGAGTAAAGTTTTCCAAACCCCAAATGATTCTTATTTATTAACCGGATCTGGAACTGCAGCTATGGAAGCAGGTATTGCTAATACCGTAGCACCTGGAGAAAAAATGTTAAATGTCGTAGGTGGAAAATTCGGAGAACGTTTCATGAAAATAGCTAACACTCACGGAATTGAAACCAAAGAATTAGCAGTTGAATGGGGAACTGCTGTAACTCCAGAAGCTATTGCTGAAGCATTGGATGCAGATGAAGACATTAAAGCTGTAAGTGTAATCCACAATGAAACTTCAACCGGTGTAGCCGCACCTATTAAAGAAATCGGTAAAGTAATGAAAAATTATGATGCATTATACATCGTAGATACAGTATCTTCCCTTGCAGGAGATGAAGTAAATGTTGAAAAATTTGGCATTGACGTCTGTCTTACAGGATCACAAAAATGTATTGCAGCACCACCAGGAATGGCTGCTATTACATTAAGCGATGATGCATGGGCTGCTGTCGATAAAGTGGAAACCAACACTTTTTATTTAGATTTGAAAGCTGCTAGGAAAAGCGGAAGCAAAGTCCCTCCTGAAACTCCATACACACCCTCCGTTTCACTTACTTATGCAATGAACGAAGCTTTAAAAATGGTTTTAGAAGAAGGATTAGATGAAAGAGTTGCACGCCACCACAAAGCAGCAAAAGCAAGTGTTGAAGCTGTTAAAGCTTTAGGTTTAGAATTATTTGCAGACGAAGCAGTATCATCTGCTACAGTTACTGCGGTCAAAATGCCTGAAGGCGTTAAAGATGTTGACTTTAGAGGAACCACCCGTGACAAATATGGTGTTGAATTAGCTGGAGGACAAGATCACTTAAAAGGAAATGTCTTCAGAATTGGACACATGGGAAATGTTTCATACAAAGAATTAACCCAAACATTTGCAGCTATCGGTATGACCCTAAAAGGTTTAGGTGCAATTGATGATGCAGGTGCTGGTGTAGCATCCATTACAGAATCATATTTATGA
- a CDS encoding GerW family sporulation protein, translating to MTNNIKTTVEELRKLINVDNVIGTPIETEDKILIPVIKMGVGFGAGESLLGNEGTDVMGAGAGVEPISMVMIPKKGNTAEGVRVLDLSKGSEANKALSDLGLIITDLVKSYLGSQSDEAYDESEYIEPEFTTTDESEEE from the coding sequence ATGACCAATAATATTAAAACAACAGTTGAAGAATTACGTAAACTTATTAATGTGGATAATGTAATTGGTACACCAATCGAGACCGAAGACAAAATTTTAATCCCAGTTATAAAAATGGGTGTAGGATTTGGTGCAGGAGAAAGCCTTCTTGGAAATGAAGGAACAGATGTAATGGGTGCTGGTGCTGGAGTAGAACCAATATCCATGGTAATGATTCCTAAAAAAGGCAACACTGCAGAAGGAGTTCGTGTACTTGATTTAAGTAAAGGAAGTGAAGCTAACAAAGCATTATCCGACTTAGGTCTAATCATTACAGATTTAGTGAAAAGTTACTTAGGATCACAGAGTGATGAAGCCTATGACGAAAGCGAATACATCGAACCAGAATTTACAACCACAGACGAAAGTGAAGAAGAATAG
- a CDS encoding DUF2953 domain-containing protein, whose translation MIILIIILFIIILLLIGIKISFVYTKKESEIKGCLKILIFKKIKVYSHEFPSDDEEEEKEEEENDSKQRDIKKLFKLAKPCLKDFKVFLKSALNIIKVKKIENHLIFGLDSFADTGKYIGIIWSILAVVNTMHEKLRISAEPSFNGSQLDACGVNEVEIYPLRLIVPTIKLISKKDVRKFIRGVWDER comes from the coding sequence ATGATTATTTTAATAATCATCTTATTCATTATTATTTTACTTTTGATTGGAATTAAAATATCATTCGTTTATACAAAAAAAGAAAGTGAAATAAAGGGATGTTTGAAAATACTTATTTTTAAAAAAATCAAGGTTTATTCTCATGAATTCCCCTCTGATGATGAAGAAGAAGAAAAAGAGGAAGAAGAGAATGACAGTAAACAAAGAGACATTAAAAAGCTATTTAAACTAGCCAAACCTTGTTTAAAAGATTTTAAAGTCTTTTTAAAATCAGCTTTAAATATAATTAAAGTTAAAAAAATTGAAAACCATCTTATTTTTGGACTTGACAGTTTTGCAGATACCGGAAAATATATTGGCATAATATGGAGCATTTTGGCTGTAGTAAACACAATGCATGAAAAATTACGAATAAGCGCTGAACCGTCATTTAATGGAAGCCAACTTGATGCTTGTGGTGTCAATGAAGTTGAAATATATCCTCTAAGGCTTATAGTTCCAACAATTAAACTAATTTCTAAAAAGGATGTTCGCAAATTCATAAGAGGTGTTTGGGATGAGCGATGA
- a CDS encoding thiamine pyrophosphate-binding protein yields the protein MNVSDKLVEILTEEGISDVFGIPGEQIMSLYKALSTSDINHILTRHEQAAAHAADGYYRSTGKIGVCIATASPGALNFTMAVATAYKDNVPILVITGDNELKYKGSDYFQTTPQVEIFKNITQESYNPLNGTEALYMLRASLFALKNNPKGPIHINLSKDVLLSNEFEDFELCYLCEDDLSNISKAQELIDKSQKPLFILGAGAISQGQNIKGIAQKYNIPVTTTFHGKGIISEYEDINLGMVGARSTPRSKYAFENADCIIALGIKASERTFSEIPDNLIHVNINKDVLIGDYPIHGKVEDFLLNVNFKKVDWLDEILDIDNETAVEGIHDDLKPQAAIFEILNKFEDNIVVSDAGSHTTWTTLLKKSKKPGQLLFSGGLAPMGYGLPAAIGACVASDEKIILITGDGGFQMNPQELATLKEYDLNVIVFILNNSEFGIIRQWQESFYDMNPYQIKLQNPDFVKLAASYAIDGVRVDNLDDLKLLLQKNLTGPLVVEVIVESEDVPLPK from the coding sequence ATGAACGTAAGTGATAAACTTGTTGAGATTTTGACTGAAGAGGGAATTAGCGATGTATTTGGAATTCCTGGCGAACAGATTATGTCGCTTTACAAGGCACTTTCAACTTCAGACATTAATCATATTCTCACAAGGCATGAACAGGCAGCTGCACATGCCGCTGATGGCTATTATCGCTCAACCGGTAAAATTGGTGTTTGCATAGCAACTGCATCTCCAGGTGCCTTAAACTTCACTATGGCAGTGGCTACTGCATATAAGGATAATGTTCCGATTCTTGTTATAACCGGTGACAATGAATTGAAATACAAGGGAAGCGATTATTTCCAGACAACTCCTCAAGTTGAAATTTTCAAAAACATCACACAGGAGTCTTACAATCCATTAAATGGGACTGAAGCCTTGTATATGTTAAGAGCTTCACTTTTTGCCCTTAAAAACAATCCGAAAGGCCCAATTCACATCAACCTGTCAAAGGATGTGCTTTTAAGCAATGAGTTTGAAGACTTTGAGCTATGCTATCTGTGTGAAGATGACCTGTCAAACATCTCAAAAGCCCAGGAACTGATTGATAAGTCTCAAAAACCATTATTCATTCTGGGTGCAGGTGCAATTTCACAAGGCCAAAACATCAAAGGAATAGCCCAGAAATATAATATTCCCGTAACCACAACATTTCATGGAAAGGGAATAATTTCAGAATATGAAGACATTAATTTGGGCATGGTTGGAGCACGTTCAACCCCTCGGTCAAAATATGCCTTTGAAAATGCTGATTGCATCATTGCATTGGGGATAAAAGCCAGTGAAAGGACATTTTCAGAAATTCCAGATAACTTAATTCATGTAAACATCAATAAAGATGTTTTAATAGGTGATTATCCAATTCATGGTAAAGTTGAAGACTTTTTATTGAATGTTAACTTTAAAAAAGTAGATTGGCTAGATGAAATATTAGATATTGACAATGAAACAGCTGTTGAAGGCATTCATGATGATTTAAAACCACAAGCAGCAATTTTTGAAATCTTAAACAAATTTGAAGACAATATTGTAGTTTCAGATGCAGGAAGTCATACAACATGGACTACACTTTTAAAGAAATCAAAAAAGCCAGGTCAGCTATTGTTTTCAGGTGGACTTGCACCTATGGGCTATGGTCTTCCAGCAGCTATTGGAGCATGTGTTGCCAGTGATGAGAAAATTATCCTCATAACCGGTGATGGCGGTTTTCAGATGAATCCTCAGGAACTTGCAACATTGAAGGAATATGATTTGAATGTAATTGTCTTCATTTTGAATAATTCTGAGTTTGGAATAATTCGCCAATGGCAGGAATCATTTTATGATATGAATCCATACCAAATCAAATTGCAAAATCCCGATTTCGTAAAACTTGCTGCATCATATGCAATTGATGGGGTCAGAGTGGATAACCTTGATGACTTGAAATTATTGCTTCAAAAAAATCTGACAGGACCTCTTGTTGTTGAAGTAATTGTTGAAAGTGAAGATGTCCCGCTTCCAAAATGA
- a CDS encoding deoxyuridine 5'-triphosphate nucleotidohydrolase: MLGEKELIKLFPNFKDLVQPSGIDLELDKIYTQKSAGSLIDNEKNLPELKEMEGDIYTLKPHTAYLASIKRKVKIPKGYTMLYLPRSTLLRSFISVQTAVGDPGFYGTLMFMIYNHGDFEYKIKSGDRIAQAVVFPVEGSGEYDGSYQEKEE; the protein is encoded by the coding sequence ATGCTTGGCGAAAAAGAACTTATAAAATTATTTCCAAATTTCAAGGATTTGGTTCAACCATCAGGAATAGACTTGGAACTGGACAAGATATACACTCAAAAAAGCGCAGGTTCACTTATTGACAATGAAAAAAACTTGCCGGAACTTAAAGAAATGGAAGGTGACATTTACACCTTAAAACCACATACTGCCTATTTGGCAAGTATTAAACGCAAAGTTAAAATACCAAAGGGTTACACAATGCTCTATCTTCCAAGATCAACTCTCTTAAGGTCTTTTATATCAGTTCAAACGGCTGTGGGAGATCCAGGTTTTTATGGAACATTGATGTTTATGATTTACAACCATGGAGATTTTGAATATAAAATCAAATCCGGAGATAGAATTGCCCAGGCGGTTGTATTCCCTGTAGAAGGTTCAGGAGAATATGATGGATCTTATCAGGAGAAGGAAGAATGA
- the dmpI gene encoding 4-oxalocrotonate tautomerase DmpI, giving the protein MPVITIAGNDGISVEKKREMVKNVSKVVADAYDLPIEAITVLVQAYEKESIGVAGELLSDRE; this is encoded by the coding sequence ATGCCTGTAATAACAATAGCTGGAAATGATGGAATTAGTGTTGAGAAAAAAAGAGAAATGGTTAAAAACGTTTCTAAAGTAGTGGCAGATGCTTATGATTTGCCAATAGAAGCAATAACTGTTTTAGTCCAAGCTTATGAAAAAGAAAGCATTGGAGTAGCAGGTGAATTGCTATCAGATAGAGAATAA